The Anaerolineales bacterium nucleotide sequence AGACGATCACCCCCAGCGCCCCACGCTTGATGACGATGGTCGCCGGCCCCATCCCAGCCAGGTCCGCCGCGCATTCCCACAAGTCAGGTCGGCGGGGCCGATACAGGGCCATCACCTCTTCCTCGCTGGGGAGAAAGGCGTCCGTCGCGCGCAAGACGCTTCCCAACTCGAGGCGCCTGGCCGGGTCCATCACGCCCGGCGCGGGGTCAAGCGTGATCCGGCGCAGACCCAGCTCCTGCAGCCGGCCAGGCAGCGTGGCCTGGGAGAAGTAGTCCATCGGGGTGAGGTGAACCGCTTCCCAGCGGC carries:
- a CDS encoding PfkB family carbohydrate kinase — translated: RWEAVHLTPMDYFSQATLPGRLQELGLRRITLDPAPGVMDPARRLELGSVLRATDAFLPSEEEVMALYRPRRPDLWECAADLAGMGPATIVIKRGALGVIVWDSTSRSRWIVPAYGAAERDRFGAGDAFCGGFVAGLALTDDPVEAALRGAISASLAIEGTGALYPLGATPRLAEARLEALRQSVRRI